A DNA window from Candidatus Methylomirabilota bacterium contains the following coding sequences:
- a CDS encoding adenine phosphoribosyltransferase, whose product MGDTINHLKEKIRDIPDFPKPGVVFKDITPLLADAQAFRTAVDLIGDRYRDRGIDVVVGIEARGFIIASALAYKLGLGHVVIRKAGKLPFKTHQAVYQLEYGTDTLEIHEDAIQPGMRVLIADDVLATGGTVMTAVDLVKKLGGEIMELTFLVELTFLKGREKLDNYPLFSLIQY is encoded by the coding sequence ATGGGGGACACGATCAACCACCTCAAAGAAAAAATTCGCGATATTCCAGATTTCCCTAAACCGGGTGTTGTTTTTAAGGATATTACCCCTCTACTTGCAGATGCGCAGGCCTTCCGGACGGCGGTCGATCTGATTGGAGATCGGTATCGAGACCGGGGGATTGACGTCGTCGTGGGCATCGAAGCGCGGGGATTTATTATCGCCTCCGCCTTGGCGTACAAACTTGGCCTGGGGCATGTGGTGATCCGAAAGGCAGGAAAGCTCCCCTTTAAGACGCACCAGGCGGTGTATCAACTGGAGTATGGTACAGATACTCTAGAGATCCATGAGGACGCTATTCAACCGGGAATGCGGGTCCTCATCGCCGACGACGTGCTGGCAACCGGGGGAACCGTGATGACGGCGGTCGACCTGGTGAAGAAGCTGGGTGGTGAGATTATGGAGCTGACCTTCCTGGTCGAGTTGACATTTCTCAAGGGGCGAGAAAAGCTTGACAATTATCCCCTTTTCTCACTTATCCAATATTAA
- a CDS encoding acylphosphatase yields MDSQKASLKARVIGRVQGVGFRFFTERVAEEMGVSGYVMNCTDGSVEVMAEGERNTLQELLWQLNQGPRGARVERVEETWGPHTGRFSGFAVRFFGG; encoded by the coding sequence ATGGATTCCCAAAAGGCATCCCTCAAGGCTCGGGTCATCGGCAGGGTCCAAGGGGTCGGGTTCCGCTTTTTCACTGAGCGTGTGGCTGAGGAAATGGGGGTTTCCGGGTACGTCATGAATTGTACCGACGGCAGCGTTGAGGTCATGGCCGAGGGGGAGAGGAATACCTTGCAAGAACTTCTCTGGCAGTTGAATCAGGGCCCGCGCGGGGCCCGCGTGGAGAGGGTAGAGGAGACCTGGGGGCCCCATACAGGACGGTTCTCCGGGTTCGCTGTACGCTTTTTTGGAGGATAG